In Geotoga petraea, the genomic stretch CCTATAGTTGCACAGGATAACCTTCATTATTATTCAATTATGCAGTTGCACAGCTACAATCTTTGCACTCGCAAACTTCATCAGTACAATGATCTGCACATTCTTGATTACAATAAACTTTTCCATCAACCTCTACTTTGTTCTCACCAATAAGACAATTACAGTTAGAGCGTGCACATTTTTCCACTTTGAATCTCCTCCTATTTTGGTAAATCTTCTGTTAGGCACCATCCTTCGTGTAAAAGGCTGGTTACACAAAGATCAACAACTCGATACCGAATAAAATTTCCCTCACGAGACGAACGAACAATGCCCTTATCATCTAATCGTTGAAGTTGGTTAGAGATGGCTTGAGGTTTCATTTCGAGTTGTTCAGCCAACTCAG encodes the following:
- a CDS encoding ArsR/SmtB family transcription factor, yielding MEENCYTPKPQLTDRPLLDIDYAEGLSETFKILSNGTRLRILHAVNRTPNISVTELAEQLEMKPQAISNQLQRLDDKGIVRSSREGNFIRYRVVDLCVTSLLHEGWCLTEDLPK